A single region of the Neotabrizicola shimadae genome encodes:
- a CDS encoding YggT family protein produces MTSLAQILLLLLNIAQFIIIVHVIASWLINFQVLNLRQPFVAQLWQGLNVMVEPVYSRIRRFLPPMAGIDLAPLVALIAVYALQRIIINNMY; encoded by the coding sequence ATGACGTCGCTTGCCCAGATCCTGCTTCTGCTTCTGAACATCGCGCAGTTCATTATCATCGTGCATGTGATTGCCAGCTGGCTGATCAATTTCCAGGTGCTGAACCTGCGCCAGCCCTTCGTGGCCCAGCTGTGGCAGGGGCTGAACGTGATGGTTGAACCTGTCTATTCGCGCATCAGACGGTTCCTGCCGCCGATGGCGGGCATCGATCTGGCGCCGCTTGTCGCGCTGATCGCGGTCTATGCGCTGCAGCGCATCATCATCAACAACATGTACTAG
- a CDS encoding acyl-CoA thioesterase — protein MYPFVRLFWQVREARKLPPLPALGTHYSTHICWPWDLDPWVELNNGRTLTLYDLGRIPLGERTGLHAALKKMGWGMTVAGNTVRYRRRVKAFDRVQIVSRCIAWDSRFLYVEQSMWKGADCTSQQIVRGAVTSAAGIVPPERLMAAMGHQGESPALPDWVAAWIAAEAQRPWPPAR, from the coding sequence ATGTATCCCTTTGTCCGACTTTTCTGGCAGGTCCGCGAGGCGCGCAAGCTGCCGCCCCTTCCCGCCCTTGGCACGCACTACTCAACCCACATCTGCTGGCCCTGGGACCTTGACCCCTGGGTCGAGCTCAACAACGGTCGCACGCTGACGCTGTATGATCTGGGGCGGATTCCCCTGGGCGAGCGGACTGGCCTGCATGCGGCGCTCAAGAAGATGGGCTGGGGCATGACGGTCGCCGGCAATACCGTGCGGTACCGCCGCCGGGTCAAGGCCTTCGACCGCGTCCAGATCGTCAGCCGCTGCATCGCGTGGGACAGCCGTTTCCTCTACGTCGAACAAAGCATGTGGAAAGGCGCCGACTGCACCTCGCAGCAGATTGTGCGCGGCGCGGTGACCTCGGCCGCCGGAATCGTGCCGCCTGAACGCTTGATGGCCGCCATGGGTCATCAGGGCGAAAGCCCCGCCCTGCCCGATTGGGTCGCAGCCTGGATCGCAGCAGAGGCTCAAAGACCATGGCCCCCCGCCCGCTGA
- a CDS encoding MFS transporter: MTSARKRIWGWYFFDWASQPYSTLVLTFVFAPYFAEVARAHFASVGHAPSVAAAEAQALWGWGQTISGIVIACLAPFLGAVADGSGRRIAWIWLFSVFYVAGSFMLWTLMPDASAPATVLIWFAIGLIGMEFATIFTNALMPDLTGPENMGKVSGTGFAFGYAGGILSLILMLVFFVENSTGKTLVGLAPAFGLDPALREGTRAVGPFTAIWYIVFMIPFFLWVREPNHRAPRVPVAQSLRRLAGFISSLPKRPSLFAFLGASMFYRDALNALYAFGGVYASGVLGWSVKQIGVFGIVGALTAALATWAGGHIDSSRGPKPVIVASAWVLIVVCLVIIGMDRTSIFGIPFAEGSSTPDILFYICGALIGAAGGTIQAASRTMMVFHTTADRSAEAFGLYALSGKATAFIAPFAIAIASSASGSQRIGISPLILLFLIGLVLLIWVQPKGDQAGK, from the coding sequence ATGACAAGCGCGCGCAAGCGGATCTGGGGCTGGTATTTCTTCGATTGGGCCAGCCAGCCCTATTCCACACTCGTCCTCACCTTCGTTTTCGCCCCCTATTTTGCCGAGGTCGCCCGCGCCCATTTCGCCTCCGTCGGCCACGCGCCCTCTGTCGCTGCGGCCGAGGCCCAGGCCCTCTGGGGCTGGGGACAGACCATTTCGGGCATCGTCATCGCCTGCCTTGCCCCCTTCCTCGGTGCCGTCGCCGATGGATCGGGCCGCCGCATCGCCTGGATCTGGCTCTTCTCGGTGTTCTACGTCGCCGGGTCCTTCATGCTCTGGACGCTGATGCCAGATGCCTCGGCGCCCGCGACCGTGCTCATCTGGTTCGCGATCGGCCTGATCGGGATGGAATTCGCCACCATCTTCACCAACGCCCTGATGCCAGACCTGACCGGGCCCGAGAACATGGGCAAGGTCTCGGGTACCGGCTTCGCCTTCGGCTATGCCGGTGGCATCCTGTCGCTGATCCTCATGCTGGTGTTCTTCGTGGAAAACAGCACTGGCAAGACGCTGGTTGGCCTTGCCCCGGCCTTCGGGCTCGACCCGGCGCTGCGCGAAGGCACACGCGCCGTCGGCCCCTTCACGGCGATCTGGTACATCGTCTTCATGATCCCGTTCTTCCTCTGGGTCCGTGAACCAAACCACCGCGCCCCGCGCGTGCCCGTGGCCCAATCGCTGCGCCGGCTGGCCGGGTTCATCAGCAGCCTGCCGAAACGCCCCAGCCTCTTTGCCTTCCTCGGCGCCTCGATGTTCTACCGTGACGCGCTCAATGCGCTTTACGCCTTTGGCGGCGTCTACGCCTCGGGTGTACTGGGCTGGTCGGTGAAGCAGATCGGCGTCTTCGGCATTGTTGGCGCCCTTACCGCCGCGCTGGCCACCTGGGCGGGCGGGCATATCGACAGCAGCCGCGGGCCAAAACCGGTGATCGTCGCCTCGGCCTGGGTACTGATCGTCGTTTGCCTCGTGATCATCGGCATGGACCGCACTTCCATCTTCGGCATCCCCTTTGCCGAAGGCTCCAGCACCCCCGACATCCTGTTCTACATCTGCGGCGCCCTGATCGGGGCCGCAGGGGGCACGATCCAGGCCGCCTCGCGCACCATGATGGTCTTCCACACCACCGCCGACCGCTCGGCCGAGGCGTTCGGGCTTTACGCCCTGTCCGGCAAGGCCACCGCCTTCATAGCGCCCTTTGCCATCGCCATCGCCTCATCGGCAAGCGGCAGTCAGCGCATCGGGATTTCCCCCCTGATCCTGCTGTTCCTGATCGGCCTCGTTCTGCTAATCTGGGTCCAACCAAAAGGCGATCAGGCAGGAAAATGA
- the mepA gene encoding penicillin-insensitive murein endopeptidase translates to MTRQLHALLAALFLCATPALADEPKATALFGAVELPSNQPSMPIGTYAKGCGAGLMALPETGPTWQAMRLSRNRNWGQPVMIDYLEDLSQKVQAAGWRGLYIGDISQPRGGPAKSGHKSHQIGLDADIWMLPPSDLGLSRAQREKISSISVRTEDQRSINGNWTPSHAQVLEMAASDPRVDRIFVAAAVKIELCRTAKPSDKKWLQKIRPEAGHDAHFHVRLKCPKGASLCETQKPTVADLSNGGNGCDETLMWWVTDYLNPPKAEKKPKAPAKKKKGTQDYTLADLPKQCRSVLASD, encoded by the coding sequence ATGACACGGCAGCTTCACGCCCTTCTGGCGGCGCTCTTCCTCTGTGCCACCCCGGCTTTGGCCGATGAGCCGAAGGCGACCGCCCTGTTCGGCGCGGTGGAGCTGCCGTCGAACCAGCCATCAATGCCCATCGGCACCTATGCCAAGGGCTGCGGCGCGGGCCTGATGGCTCTCCCCGAAACCGGACCCACCTGGCAGGCCATGCGCCTTTCGCGCAACCGCAACTGGGGCCAGCCGGTGATGATCGACTATCTCGAAGACCTCAGCCAGAAGGTGCAGGCCGCCGGCTGGCGCGGGCTCTACATCGGCGACATCAGCCAGCCGCGCGGCGGCCCCGCAAAAAGCGGCCACAAAAGCCACCAGATCGGGCTGGATGCCGATATCTGGATGCTGCCGCCATCGGACCTCGGTTTGTCCCGCGCTCAGCGTGAAAAGATCTCCTCGATCTCGGTCCGGACCGAAGATCAGCGATCCATCAACGGCAACTGGACACCGTCGCACGCACAGGTGCTGGAAATGGCCGCCTCCGACCCGCGTGTGGACCGCATCTTCGTGGCCGCGGCAGTGAAGATCGAGCTCTGCCGCACCGCCAAACCCTCCGACAAGAAGTGGCTCCAGAAGATTCGCCCCGAAGCCGGGCACGACGCGCATTTCCACGTGCGGCTGAAATGCCCCAAGGGCGCCTCCCTGTGCGAAACGCAAAAACCCACGGTCGCCGACCTGTCGAACGGCGGCAACGGCTGCGATGAAACCCTGATGTGGTGGGTGACCGACTACCTGAACCCGCCCAAGGCCGAAAAGAAACCGAAAGCGCCCGCAAAGAAGAAGAAGGGCACCCAGGACTACACCCTCGCCGACCTGCCAAAGCAATGCCGCTCCGTACTCGCCTCGGATTGA
- a CDS encoding esterase-like activity of phytase family protein encodes MPLRTRLGLTAGLLLALALESSAAIPPPEGFLSSFSLQSDDPAFGGLSAIEISDDGTRFTALSDRTRFVTGQIDRDGDGHITAVQLDPMQPLRGKGEAPLAPGRGDSEGLAITESGTAYVSLEGVPRVLRYEDLEGSAENLPTPPAFSRLRKNAALEALAVDAKGQLFTLPEDVADTVGFPAYRFSGGAWTVAFHLPRDGAFLPVGADFGPDGRLYILERQFHGIPGFSSRVRALTLNRDGSLAGIETVMQSPTGFHDNLEGIAAWADAQGRLRLTMISDDNFLPWQRGEIVEYSLAAPKSPAPAG; translated from the coding sequence ATGCCGCTCCGTACTCGCCTCGGATTGACCGCAGGGCTCCTGCTGGCCCTGGCGCTTGAATCCAGCGCGGCGATTCCGCCGCCTGAGGGGTTCCTTTCGTCATTCTCGCTGCAATCCGACGACCCGGCGTTCGGCGGTCTCTCGGCAATCGAGATCAGCGACGACGGAACCCGCTTCACGGCCCTGTCCGACCGCACCCGCTTTGTCACCGGCCAGATCGACCGCGACGGCGATGGCCACATCACCGCCGTGCAGCTCGATCCGATGCAGCCGTTGCGTGGCAAGGGCGAGGCCCCGCTTGCGCCCGGTCGGGGCGACAGCGAAGGGCTGGCCATCACGGAAAGCGGCACAGCCTATGTCTCGCTGGAAGGGGTGCCCCGTGTCCTTCGCTATGAAGATCTTGAAGGCTCTGCCGAAAACCTGCCCACTCCGCCGGCCTTCAGCCGCCTGCGGAAGAACGCGGCACTCGAGGCGCTCGCGGTCGACGCCAAGGGGCAACTTTTCACACTGCCCGAAGACGTCGCAGACACGGTCGGGTTCCCCGCCTACCGCTTTTCCGGGGGCGCATGGACTGTAGCCTTCCATCTGCCCCGCGACGGAGCCTTCCTGCCGGTCGGCGCCGACTTCGGCCCGGACGGCCGGCTCTACATATTGGAGCGTCAATTCCACGGCATTCCCGGCTTTTCCAGCCGCGTCCGCGCACTCACGCTGAACCGGGACGGCTCCCTAGCCGGTATCGAAACGGTCATGCAAAGCCCTACCGGCTTTCATGACAATCTCGAAGGCATCGCCGCCTGGGCCGATGCACAGGGCCGCCTGCGCCTGACCATGATCTCGGATGACAACTTCCTGCCCTGGCAGCGGGGCGAAATCGTCGAATACAGCCTTGCTGCCCCAAAGTCTCCCGCACCCGCCGGTTGA
- a CDS encoding queuosine precursor transporter: MRSLLPGILAMAAIVLASNILVQFLAGDFLTWGAFTYPFAFLVTDLVNRFQGTPAARKVVWAGFLTGLACSIFGTQIQGEFGPLVTLRVAIASGAAFLVAQFLDIAVFNRFRGQTWWRAPFFATMAGSSLDTLTFFSLAFASAFTFLEPANDVAWANELVPLLGHGPALPLWVSMAVADWSVKLLIAIVALLPFRLAIARYAARVA; this comes from the coding sequence ATGCGCTCGCTTCTTCCTGGCATCCTCGCCATGGCCGCCATCGTGCTGGCCTCCAACATCCTCGTGCAGTTCCTCGCCGGTGATTTTCTCACCTGGGGGGCTTTCACCTACCCCTTCGCCTTCCTCGTCACCGACCTGGTCAACCGCTTCCAGGGCACGCCCGCGGCGCGCAAGGTGGTCTGGGCCGGCTTTCTCACCGGGCTCGCCTGCTCCATCTTCGGTACCCAGATCCAGGGCGAGTTCGGCCCCCTCGTCACGCTCCGCGTGGCCATTGCCTCTGGTGCGGCTTTCCTCGTGGCACAGTTCCTCGACATCGCCGTCTTCAACCGCTTCCGCGGCCAGACCTGGTGGCGTGCGCCCTTTTTCGCCACCATGGCCGGGTCGTCGCTCGACACGCTGACCTTCTTCTCCCTCGCCTTCGCCAGCGCCTTCACCTTCCTTGAACCCGCAAACGATGTGGCCTGGGCCAACGAACTGGTGCCGCTTCTCGGCCACGGCCCGGCCCTGCCGCTGTGGGTTTCCATGGCAGTTGCGGACTGGTCGGTGAAGCTTCTGATCGCAATAGTGGCACTTCTCCCCTTCCGGCTGGCAATTGCACGTTATGCGGCACGGGTTGCGTAA
- the arfB gene encoding alternative ribosome rescue aminoacyl-tRNA hydrolase ArfB, giving the protein MLRITETLALADWELVETFSRSSGPGGQNVNKVETAVELRFEAERSPHLTAPVKARLKRLAGRRWTDEGAIVIRAEETRSQARNRELARERLVEMIRAALVAPKRRVATKPTLASQRRRVAAKQHRGEVKALRGTVGDEE; this is encoded by the coding sequence ATGCTGCGCATCACTGAAACCCTGGCCCTGGCCGATTGGGAACTGGTCGAAACATTCTCGCGTTCGTCCGGGCCCGGCGGGCAGAACGTCAACAAGGTGGAAACCGCTGTCGAACTCCGTTTCGAGGCCGAAAGGTCGCCGCACCTGACCGCCCCGGTGAAGGCTCGCCTGAAGCGCCTCGCCGGCCGCCGTTGGACGGATGAGGGCGCCATCGTCATCCGTGCCGAGGAAACCCGCAGCCAGGCCCGCAACCGCGAACTTGCGCGCGAACGCCTGGTCGAGATGATCCGCGCCGCCCTGGTCGCCCCCAAGCGCCGCGTCGCCACAAAGCCGACGCTTGCCAGCCAACGCCGGCGCGTCGCAGCAAAGCAGCACCGGGGCGAGGTCAAGGCCCTGCGCGGCACGGTCGGGGACGAGGAATGA
- a CDS encoding phosphotransferase enzyme family protein, translating to MIQAETAAAAWDGRILRLLAERENRVYQIALPDGRFAALRLHRPGYRDAGVIRSELWWCAALAEAGLPVPVPLPAKNGDLLHSIGPDHHASALSWIEGIPVGKGGTALAGDAEAQVRLYAAIGMLLARLHNETDRLNLPATFTLPRWDTAGFIGKAPRWGRFWDHPQLSPAESARLHDARAFLHDRLSRAESQADIGPIHADVLRENVFANGGSLSLIDFDDSGIGFRAYDLGTALSQNLYEPTFPALRQALLDGYAETRPCDPVLVDALLLARCLASVGWMITRLAPDDPAHRRFIDRAMHCIALVMG from the coding sequence ATGATCCAGGCCGAAACGGCCGCCGCCGCCTGGGACGGTCGCATCCTCCGCCTGCTCGCCGAACGCGAGAACCGCGTCTACCAGATCGCCCTTCCCGATGGCCGCTTTGCCGCCTTGCGGCTGCACCGGCCAGGCTACCGCGACGCCGGGGTGATCCGCTCCGAACTCTGGTGGTGCGCGGCTCTCGCTGAAGCCGGGTTGCCGGTCCCGGTCCCGCTGCCCGCAAAGAACGGCGACCTCCTGCACAGCATCGGCCCGGACCACCATGCCTCTGCCCTCTCCTGGATCGAAGGCATCCCCGTCGGGAAGGGTGGCACGGCCCTTGCGGGCGACGCGGAAGCCCAGGTCCGTCTCTACGCCGCCATCGGCATGCTTCTCGCTCGCCTCCACAACGAAACCGACAGGCTGAACCTGCCCGCCACTTTCACCCTGCCCCGCTGGGACACGGCGGGTTTCATTGGCAAGGCGCCGCGGTGGGGCCGGTTCTGGGACCATCCCCAGCTTTCACCCGCCGAATCCGCGCGCCTCCACGATGCCCGCGCTTTCCTGCACGATCGTCTGTCGCGCGCAGAATCTCAGGCCGACATCGGCCCGATCCATGCCGATGTCCTGCGCGAGAACGTGTTTGCGAACGGCGGTTCGCTCTCGCTCATCGACTTCGATGACAGCGGCATCGGCTTCCGCGCCTATGATCTAGGCACCGCTCTCAGCCAGAACCTGTACGAACCAACCTTCCCCGCCCTGCGCCAGGCCCTGCTGGATGGCTATGCCGAAACCCGGCCCTGCGATCCCGTCCTTGTTGACGCACTGCTGCTCGCCCGCTGCCTCGCCTCGGTCGGCTGGATGATCACGCGTCTGGCCCCGGACGATCCGGCGCATCGCCGCTTCATCGACAGGGCCATGCACTGCATCGCCCTGGTGATGGGCTAG